In the Mycobacteriales bacterium genome, one interval contains:
- a CDS encoding hybrid sensor histidine kinase/response regulator translates to MPAWGDDPELLATFRAEVEERLASLQSGLLVLEGAGNPRQAVAGLFRDAHTVKGSARMLGLEGVLHVAHNMEDLLGLVRDGRLTARRDLVDLLLAACDGIAQALPGDDAVDDSALQPLVDALRAAVEGQDPVTVPRLTGAQPGPAQASPAPAAPVTVAPVEVAPSAPVVPPQPQPEPAVRSTASDSVRVGASKVYDLLDAVGEADLGARRVEQTTGQLLALAAEQARWIATLRQATSRHAGGLPPEVELALHRLTGTGEEVTATARGLRELVEGHRGGMALVRDGAMGLAMVPVRRVLAALPRIVRDVAVTTGKDVRLETHGEDVELDKQVLDGVADALKHLVINAVDHGCESPEVRRALGKPEQAVVTVSARSVGGTVVIEVSDDGAGVDEQAVRDKAVAVGLLPADSPLAGSQLLSLLFTPAFSTASAVTETSGRGVGLDVVRDAVEELGGSVEVRSERGSGTAFVLTLPVTLGVLRCLVARVGDERYAVPVPGVVESLSLRDAEVHVLAGATVVVRHGVSVPLLDLGSALGLPRGGEAPRAALVVRHAGGAGGQIAWAVDRLEGESELVVKDLGSYLGRVPFVAGATIDGDGSVVCLLDLRELADRAVGTTAALSASPAAPKAVPATKAHVAGQRRPRVLVVEDSVGVRELERVILEGAGYQVETAVDGLDGASRLRDDPADLVLSDVEMPGMDGFALTRTIRRTKGWENVPVIIMTSRGEDHARQAGLEAGCSAYLLKNEFDQEQLVSTVRRLVGR, encoded by the coding sequence ATGCCGGCCTGGGGAGACGATCCCGAGCTGCTCGCGACCTTCCGCGCGGAGGTCGAGGAGCGGCTCGCTTCGCTGCAGTCGGGGCTGCTCGTGCTCGAGGGCGCCGGCAACCCCCGGCAAGCCGTCGCCGGGCTGTTCCGCGACGCCCACACGGTCAAGGGCTCGGCCCGGATGCTCGGCCTCGAGGGCGTGCTGCACGTCGCGCACAACATGGAGGACCTGCTCGGCCTCGTGCGCGACGGACGGCTGACCGCCCGCCGCGACCTCGTCGACCTGCTGCTCGCGGCCTGCGACGGGATCGCGCAGGCGCTCCCCGGTGACGACGCCGTCGACGACTCCGCCCTCCAACCGCTCGTCGACGCCCTGCGGGCCGCCGTCGAGGGCCAGGACCCGGTGACCGTGCCGCGCCTCACCGGTGCCCAGCCGGGCCCGGCGCAGGCCTCTCCCGCGCCCGCTGCTCCCGTCACGGTCGCTCCTGTCGAGGTCGCGCCATCCGCCCCCGTCGTGCCCCCCCAGCCGCAGCCCGAGCCGGCCGTCCGCTCCACCGCATCGGACTCGGTGCGGGTCGGCGCCTCGAAGGTCTACGACCTGCTCGACGCTGTCGGCGAGGCCGACCTGGGCGCGCGGCGGGTCGAGCAGACCACGGGCCAGCTGCTTGCGCTCGCGGCCGAGCAGGCCCGCTGGATCGCGACCCTGCGCCAGGCCACGTCCCGGCACGCCGGTGGGCTGCCGCCCGAGGTCGAGCTGGCGCTGCACCGACTCACCGGCACCGGCGAGGAGGTCACGGCGACCGCGCGCGGCCTGCGCGAGCTCGTCGAGGGCCACCGCGGCGGCATGGCGCTGGTCCGTGACGGCGCGATGGGCCTGGCGATGGTGCCGGTCCGTCGCGTGCTCGCTGCGCTGCCGCGCATCGTCCGCGATGTCGCCGTCACCACCGGCAAAGACGTCCGCCTCGAGACCCACGGCGAGGACGTCGAGCTCGACAAGCAGGTGCTCGACGGCGTCGCCGACGCTCTCAAGCACCTCGTCATCAACGCGGTCGACCACGGCTGCGAGAGCCCCGAGGTGCGTCGCGCCCTGGGCAAGCCCGAGCAGGCCGTCGTCACCGTCAGCGCCCGATCCGTGGGCGGCACCGTCGTCATCGAGGTGTCCGACGACGGCGCGGGTGTCGACGAGCAGGCCGTGCGCGACAAGGCCGTCGCCGTCGGACTGCTCCCCGCCGACTCGCCGTTGGCCGGCTCGCAGCTGCTCTCCCTGCTGTTCACCCCCGCCTTCTCCACGGCCTCCGCGGTCACGGAGACCAGCGGCCGCGGCGTCGGTCTCGACGTCGTCCGCGATGCGGTCGAGGAGCTCGGTGGCAGCGTCGAGGTGCGCAGCGAGCGCGGCAGCGGCACCGCCTTCGTGCTGACGCTCCCGGTCACCCTCGGTGTCCTGCGCTGCCTCGTCGCGCGGGTCGGTGACGAGCGCTACGCCGTCCCGGTCCCGGGTGTCGTCGAGTCGCTGTCGCTGCGCGACGCGGAGGTCCACGTCCTCGCGGGCGCCACCGTCGTCGTCCGCCACGGCGTGTCCGTCCCGCTGCTCGACCTCGGCTCCGCCCTCGGTCTCCCGCGCGGTGGCGAGGCCCCCCGGGCCGCTCTCGTCGTGCGCCACGCCGGTGGGGCCGGGGGTCAGATCGCCTGGGCCGTCGACCGGCTCGAGGGCGAGTCGGAGCTGGTGGTGAAGGACCTCGGCTCCTACCTCGGTCGGGTCCCCTTCGTCGCGGGCGCCACCATCGACGGCGACGGCAGCGTGGTCTGCCTGCTGGACCTGCGCGAGCTCGCCGACCGCGCCGTCGGGACCACGGCCGCCCTGAGCGCGTCACCGGCCGCCCCGAAGGCCGTCCCCGCCACCAAGGCGCACGTCGCCGGCCAGCGGCGCCCACGCGTCCTCGTCGTCGAGGACTCCGTGGGTGTCCGCGAGCTCGAGCGGGTCATCCTCGAGGGTGCCGGCTACCAGGTCGAGACCGCCGTCGACGGCCTCGACGGCGCCTCGCGGCTGCGCGACGACCCCGCCGACCTGGTGCTGTCCGACGTGGAGATGCCGGGCATGGACGGCTTCGCCCTCACCCGCACGATCCGGCGCACCAAGGGCTGGGAGAACGTCCCGGTCATCATCATGACCAGCCGTGGAGAGGACCACGCACGGCAGGCCGGGCTCGAGGCCGGCTGCTCTGCGTACCTTCTCAAGAACGAGTTCGACCAGGAGCAGCTGGTCTCGACGGTGCGAAGGCTGGTGGGCAGGTAG
- a CDS encoding DUF4394 domain-containing protein, with the protein MSVLLALALAGGGAVVLAAPAAAVPTGGFLVYGLTATDQITSFRTAAPATRTAPVAITGLTAGDDVVGIDIRPATGQLYGIVKGSAADRVITIDPATGAATVIGAPISPRLSGTSFGVDFNPVPDRIRVISDADQNLRLNPVTGGASAVTAPSTTGDGTLAYATGDAGTGTDPVATAAGYTDSVAGTTMTTLYDIETARDVLVTQAPPNNGTLNTVGTGLGIGDVVAAAGFDIAAPGNEAFAALTVAGTTNLYSVNLTTGAATVVAGGLGTVDDITVAVPRVTIAATGLTEGGSATVTVTRSGDTSTAATVTYTTGSGSATSDTDFAATSGTLSFAAGEGAKTFSVPLTQDNLVEGAETFTVTLGTSTADHVLSPAVSTFTITDDETGRAYGLTTANEITTFSVQAPGTATLTRAITGLAAGDDVVGIDVRPATGELFGIVKGTASDRIVTIDPATGTATVVGAPISPRLSGTAFGVDFNPVPDRIRVVSDADQNLRLNPVTGGASTVTAPSTTGDVDLQYAAGDANAGQNPGVVGTGYTNSVAGATTTTLYDLDATGDRLVTQNPPNNGTLNTVGPLGVDIQNGSDLDISPAGGTAFAALTVGGVPALYRVNLTSGAATSLGALSPATTEDLALASPGRLAVSAETATVAESVGTATVTVTRSTPNGTVTVDYATGGGTATAGSDYTATSGTLTFADGEASKTISVPVTNDTADEPAETFVVTLTNPTGGASLGATTAQTVTITDDDGAITSLTLATAGPRAARGAPARISGTLSGPSGGLGGKTVELVARQQYTTRTAVVRTYTTAADGSFGGEVVPTVNTVLFARYAGSTTDDLAGSQSPQVLQVVRTSINAKAALNELDGPIATARISGDTAPAKPGSIVRLQRVVNGQLRSFDAAARVDSAGKWTLTRRLSRGTYVLRVTIGATHSNAAGTSNEVVVRVS; encoded by the coding sequence TTGTCCGTCCTGCTCGCCCTCGCGCTCGCCGGAGGAGGTGCGGTCGTCCTGGCCGCGCCGGCCGCCGCCGTGCCCACGGGCGGCTTCCTCGTGTACGGCCTGACGGCCACCGACCAGATCACCAGCTTCCGCACGGCCGCGCCCGCGACGCGCACCGCGCCCGTCGCGATCACCGGCCTCACCGCCGGCGACGACGTCGTGGGCATCGACATCCGCCCGGCCACCGGCCAGCTCTACGGCATCGTCAAGGGCTCCGCCGCCGACCGGGTCATCACGATCGACCCGGCCACGGGTGCGGCAACCGTCATCGGCGCCCCGATCTCCCCGCGGCTGTCCGGCACGAGCTTCGGCGTGGACTTCAACCCCGTCCCGGACCGCATCCGCGTCATCAGCGACGCCGACCAGAACCTCCGGCTCAACCCGGTCACGGGCGGCGCCTCGGCGGTCACGGCGCCGAGCACGACGGGCGACGGCACCCTGGCCTACGCGACCGGGGACGCCGGCACCGGCACCGACCCGGTCGCCACCGCGGCCGGGTACACCGACAGCGTCGCGGGCACCACCATGACGACGCTCTACGACATCGAGACCGCCCGCGACGTCCTCGTCACGCAGGCGCCGCCGAACAACGGCACCCTCAACACCGTCGGCACCGGTCTCGGCATCGGTGACGTCGTCGCCGCTGCCGGCTTCGACATCGCGGCCCCTGGCAACGAGGCCTTCGCGGCCCTGACCGTGGCCGGCACGACCAACCTCTACTCCGTCAACCTGACCACCGGTGCGGCGACCGTCGTCGCCGGCGGCCTCGGGACCGTCGACGACATCACCGTCGCGGTGCCGCGTGTCACCATCGCGGCGACCGGCCTCACCGAGGGCGGCAGCGCGACCGTCACGGTGACCCGCTCCGGCGACACCTCGACCGCGGCCACCGTGACCTACACGACCGGCAGCGGCTCGGCGACGTCCGACACCGACTTCGCCGCGACCTCCGGCACCCTGTCCTTCGCGGCCGGTGAGGGCGCCAAGACCTTCAGCGTCCCGCTCACGCAGGACAACCTGGTCGAGGGCGCGGAGACCTTCACCGTCACCCTCGGCACCTCGACCGCCGACCACGTCCTGTCCCCGGCCGTGAGCACCTTCACGATCACCGACGACGAGACCGGTCGGGCCTACGGCCTCACCACCGCCAACGAGATCACGACCTTCTCGGTCCAGGCTCCCGGCACGGCCACCCTGACCCGGGCGATCACCGGCCTCGCCGCCGGTGACGACGTCGTCGGCATCGACGTCCGCCCTGCGACCGGTGAGCTGTTCGGCATCGTCAAGGGCACGGCCTCGGACCGCATCGTCACCATCGACCCGGCCACGGGCACGGCGACGGTCGTCGGTGCTCCGATCAGCCCGCGACTGTCGGGCACGGCCTTCGGCGTGGACTTCAACCCGGTCCCCGACCGGATCCGCGTCGTCAGCGACGCCGACCAGAACCTTCGGCTCAACCCGGTGACGGGTGGCGCGTCCACCGTGACCGCGCCGAGCACGACCGGCGACGTCGACCTGCAGTACGCCGCGGGCGACGCCAACGCCGGTCAGAACCCGGGCGTCGTCGGTACCGGCTACACCAACAGCGTCGCGGGTGCCACGACCACCACGCTCTACGACCTCGACGCCACCGGTGACCGCCTCGTCACGCAGAACCCGCCCAACAACGGCACGCTCAACACCGTGGGTCCGCTCGGCGTCGACATCCAGAACGGCTCGGACCTCGACATCTCGCCCGCGGGCGGCACGGCCTTCGCCGCGCTGACCGTCGGCGGGGTCCCCGCGCTCTACCGCGTCAACCTCACCAGCGGTGCGGCGACCTCACTCGGCGCGCTCTCGCCCGCCACCACCGAGGACCTCGCGCTCGCCTCGCCCGGCCGCCTCGCGGTCTCTGCGGAGACCGCGACCGTCGCGGAGTCGGTGGGCACTGCCACCGTCACGGTGACGCGCAGCACGCCCAACGGCACCGTCACCGTGGACTACGCCACCGGCGGCGGCACCGCGACCGCGGGCAGCGACTACACCGCGACCAGCGGCACGCTGACCTTCGCCGACGGCGAGGCCAGCAAGACGATCTCGGTGCCCGTCACCAACGACACGGCCGACGAGCCGGCCGAGACCTTCGTCGTCACGCTGACCAACCCGACCGGTGGCGCGTCGCTCGGTGCGACCACGGCCCAGACCGTGACGATCACCGACGACGACGGGGCGATCACCTCGCTGACCCTCGCGACGGCCGGCCCGCGGGCGGCCCGCGGCGCCCCCGCCCGCATCTCCGGGACGCTGTCCGGACCGTCCGGTGGCCTCGGCGGCAAGACCGTCGAGCTCGTCGCGCGCCAGCAGTACACGACGCGCACCGCGGTCGTCCGCACCTACACGACGGCGGCCGACGGCAGCTTCGGCGGCGAGGTCGTCCCGACCGTCAACACCGTGCTGTTCGCCCGCTACGCCGGCAGCACCACCGACGACCTCGCGGGCTCGCAGTCGCCGCAGGTCCTCCAGGTGGTCCGCACCAGCATCAACGCCAAGGCGGCGCTCAACGAGCTCGACGGCCCGATCGCCACGGCCCGTATCTCCGGTGACACCGCGCCCGCCAAGCCGGGCTCGATCGTGCGTCTCCAGCGGGTCGTCAACGGCCAATTGCGCTCGTTCGACGCGGCCGCCCGGGTCGACAGCGCAGGCAAGTGGACGCTCACCCGTCGCCTGTCGCGCGGCACCTACGTGCTGCGCGTGACCATCGGCGCGACGCACAGCAACGCGGCCGGCACCTCCAACGAGGTCGTCGTCCGGGTCAGCTGA
- a CDS encoding VanW family protein, which translates to MPNRLLLIAAGALGGTVVLGGTALALTGSDVPRGVVVAGVDVGGVSAAEARGRLGAVLPRTTAPVRVVVDGEERTIDPVAAGLSVDLDATVDALTDTSPLDGLRGLFGARREVELRTDADDATLAAAVAALKKAVDRPAREGAVRFQGATPVAVLPLTGRVLDAEATASELRDEWVTGEPVEAAVEVTPVKSTAEGVQAALTSFARPAVAAPVTVDVEGKPLVVRPADIAKAFSLEADSEGNIAPTLKGDVLLKALDDRLAAVEQEPLDATFDVSSGTPVVVPGKDGKTVGADALEAALSTVLRSAAPRRTSLALVVTPPRVTTALAKTLGVKEKVGEFTTFHPCCRPRVTNIHRIADIVDGHVVLPGETYSLNGDVGERDRARGFVEAPQILEGQFVDRVGGGVSQFATTLYNATFFAGMQDVEHKPHSYFISRYPAGREATVSFPAPDLRWKNDSPHGAVIITRYTERSITVELWGTKRYDEIVSVSSPRTRMRTFGTQYVQRADCTAASGANGFDITITRIFKKGGVEVKRDSAKHRYLPEPRFICGPPPRRAAPAPSGSPSPSASPKPAPSASPTA; encoded by the coding sequence GTGCCGAACCGCCTGCTCCTGATCGCTGCCGGTGCCCTCGGCGGCACCGTTGTCCTCGGCGGGACCGCGCTCGCCCTCACCGGCAGCGATGTCCCGCGCGGCGTGGTCGTCGCTGGCGTCGACGTCGGTGGCGTGTCCGCCGCCGAGGCGCGCGGTCGGCTCGGCGCCGTGCTGCCCCGCACCACCGCGCCGGTCAGGGTCGTCGTGGACGGCGAGGAGCGCACGATCGACCCGGTCGCGGCTGGGCTCTCGGTCGACCTCGACGCGACCGTCGACGCCCTCACCGACACCAGTCCGCTCGACGGGCTGCGTGGCCTGTTCGGGGCCCGCCGCGAGGTCGAGCTGCGCACCGACGCCGACGACGCCACGCTCGCGGCCGCGGTCGCGGCGCTGAAGAAGGCCGTCGACCGACCGGCCCGCGAGGGCGCGGTCCGCTTCCAGGGCGCGACGCCGGTCGCGGTCCTGCCGCTCACCGGCCGGGTCCTCGACGCCGAGGCGACCGCGTCGGAGCTGCGCGACGAGTGGGTCACCGGCGAGCCGGTCGAGGCCGCGGTCGAGGTCACGCCGGTGAAGAGCACGGCCGAGGGGGTGCAGGCCGCGCTGACCAGCTTCGCGCGGCCCGCCGTCGCCGCACCCGTCACGGTCGACGTCGAGGGCAAGCCGCTCGTGGTGCGACCGGCCGACATCGCGAAGGCCTTCTCGCTCGAGGCCGACAGCGAGGGCAACATCGCGCCCACTCTCAAGGGCGACGTGCTGCTGAAGGCGCTCGACGACCGGCTCGCCGCCGTGGAGCAGGAGCCGCTCGACGCCACCTTCGACGTCTCGAGCGGGACCCCCGTCGTGGTGCCCGGCAAGGACGGCAAGACCGTCGGCGCGGACGCGCTCGAGGCTGCCCTCAGCACGGTGCTGCGGTCGGCCGCCCCCCGGCGTACCTCCCTGGCCCTGGTCGTGACCCCGCCCCGGGTCACGACGGCGCTCGCGAAGACCCTCGGGGTGAAGGAGAAGGTCGGCGAGTTCACGACCTTCCACCCCTGCTGCCGGCCGAGGGTCACCAACATCCACCGCATCGCCGACATCGTCGACGGCCACGTCGTGCTGCCGGGCGAGACCTACTCCCTCAACGGTGACGTGGGGGAGCGCGACCGCGCGCGCGGCTTCGTCGAGGCGCCGCAGATCCTCGAGGGGCAGTTCGTCGACCGGGTCGGCGGCGGGGTCTCGCAGTTCGCGACGACGCTCTACAACGCGACCTTCTTCGCCGGCATGCAGGACGTCGAGCACAAGCCCCACAGCTACTTCATCTCGCGCTACCCCGCCGGTCGCGAGGCCACCGTGTCGTTCCCCGCGCCGGACCTGAGGTGGAAGAACGACAGCCCGCACGGCGCGGTGATCATCACGCGCTACACCGAGCGCTCCATCACCGTCGAGCTGTGGGGGACCAAGAGGTACGACGAGATCGTGTCCGTCTCGTCGCCGCGCACCCGGATGCGCACCTTCGGCACGCAGTACGTCCAGCGGGCCGACTGCACCGCCGCCTCCGGCGCCAACGGCTTCGACATCACGATCACGCGGATCTTCAAGAAGGGCGGCGTGGAGGTCAAGCGCGACAGCGCCAAGCACCGCTACCTGCCCGAGCCGCGCTTCATCTGCGGCCCGCCCCCGCGCCGCGCCGCGCCCGCTCCGTCTGGATCCCCGTCCCCGTCCGCGTCCCCGAAGCCCGCACCGTCCGCGTCCCCCACCGCCTGA
- a CDS encoding ferredoxin family protein, whose translation MTYVIAEPCVDVKDKACIEECPVDCIYEGKRSLYIHPDECVDCGACEPVCPVEAIYYEDDTPAQWKDYYRANVDFFTETTTIGSPGGASKVGPVDLDHPVVMAVPLGKNTEGA comes from the coding sequence GTGACCTACGTCATCGCCGAGCCCTGCGTCGACGTGAAGGACAAGGCCTGCATCGAGGAGTGCCCGGTCGACTGCATCTACGAAGGCAAGCGGTCGCTCTACATCCACCCCGACGAGTGCGTGGACTGCGGCGCCTGCGAGCCGGTCTGCCCGGTCGAGGCCATCTACTACGAGGACGACACCCCGGCGCAGTGGAAGGACTACTACCGCGCCAACGTCGACTTCTTCACCGAGACGACGACCATCGGCAGCCCCGGTGGCGCGTCGAAGGTCGGCCCGGTCGACCTCGACCACCCGGTCGTCATGGCGGTCCCGCTCGGCAAGAACACCGAAGGCGCCTAG
- a CDS encoding transglutaminase family protein: MSGASRRRFAEVVRADRVDLGLACLLVAAEVDADLDVDEHLATLDELAAHCRQAVPPLARPEVAARGLQAVLGDRLGFAGSPEDYADLRSSLLPEVLRRRRGLPLLLSVVWVEVCARLDVPAWCTALPGHVVVGLGDPDDDHVVVDAFAGGATVTAPGLRPIDPLDLVTRVLTNVRVLTERQGPSLEAARTRLWAVELTLLLPRHDADLRRERGELLVRLGDHLGGAAALEEHADLVEAVDTEAADRCRSRARQARARLN, encoded by the coding sequence GTGAGCGGCGCGAGCCGGCGCCGCTTCGCCGAGGTGGTCCGCGCCGACCGCGTCGACCTCGGGCTGGCCTGCCTGCTCGTCGCGGCTGAGGTCGACGCCGACCTCGACGTCGACGAGCACCTTGCGACCCTCGACGAGCTCGCCGCCCACTGCCGACAGGCCGTCCCGCCGCTCGCCCGCCCGGAGGTCGCCGCCCGGGGCCTGCAGGCGGTGCTCGGCGACCGGCTCGGCTTCGCCGGCTCACCCGAGGACTACGCCGACCTGCGCTCGTCGCTGTTGCCCGAGGTGCTGCGCCGACGCCGTGGCCTGCCGCTGCTGCTGTCGGTGGTGTGGGTGGAGGTCTGCGCCCGCCTCGACGTGCCCGCGTGGTGCACGGCGCTGCCCGGCCACGTCGTCGTCGGCCTCGGTGACCCCGACGACGACCACGTCGTCGTGGACGCCTTCGCGGGCGGCGCCACGGTCACCGCGCCGGGGCTGCGACCGATCGACCCGCTGGACCTCGTGACTCGCGTCCTCACCAACGTGCGGGTGCTGACCGAGCGGCAGGGGCCGTCCCTGGAGGCCGCCCGCACCCGGCTCTGGGCGGTCGAGCTGACCCTGCTGCTGCCGCGGCACGACGCCGACCTGCGGCGCGAGCGGGGCGAGCTGCTCGTCCGGCTCGGTGACCACCTGGGCGGGGCGGCAGCGCTCGAGGAGCACGCCGACCTGGTCGAGGCCGTCGACACCGAGGCGGCCGACCGCTGCCGCAGCCGCGCCCGTCAGGCGCGCGCCCGGCTCAACTGA
- a CDS encoding response regulator, with product MARIVIADDSPTLRRIVSSVLTKEGHEVIQAEDGIGAVQAVFAHQPDAVVLDVQMPRVSGFIAARLLKDDWMTADTPVVMLTSLDAASDRYWAGQAGVDRYLTKDFEAPELAGTIDEVLMAATASRGGRPALKADPLELSEEDVLSRVCDLLDRKLFESSVAQSVTAIAATASGLEASVASLLGVLQRFVGYDLAAVLLGAERQAYVAVGGPTAQQHYEEFMSASAESVSSYGGEELSVAALSTRVAQAGGALVDDPDDLPGGAEGARMATFVSMPLRGHGGAVVGVLALSSAVKNAFGETALSTLKLIEGPAAIVIDNARLAGARAGA from the coding sequence GTGGCTCGGATCGTGATCGCGGACGACAGCCCCACTCTGCGCCGGATCGTCAGCAGCGTGCTGACGAAGGAGGGCCACGAGGTCATCCAGGCCGAGGACGGCATCGGTGCGGTGCAGGCGGTCTTCGCCCACCAACCCGACGCGGTCGTGCTCGACGTGCAGATGCCGCGGGTGTCCGGCTTCATCGCCGCACGGTTGCTCAAGGACGACTGGATGACCGCGGACACGCCGGTGGTCATGCTCACCTCCCTCGACGCAGCCTCCGACCGCTACTGGGCGGGGCAGGCAGGCGTCGACCGCTACCTCACCAAGGACTTCGAGGCGCCCGAGCTCGCCGGCACCATCGACGAGGTGCTCATGGCGGCGACGGCGTCGCGCGGTGGGCGCCCGGCACTCAAGGCCGACCCGCTCGAGCTCAGCGAGGAGGACGTGCTCTCGCGGGTCTGCGACCTGCTCGACCGCAAGCTCTTCGAGTCCTCCGTCGCGCAGTCCGTCACCGCCATCGCCGCGACCGCGTCCGGCCTCGAGGCCTCGGTCGCCTCGCTGCTCGGCGTCCTGCAGCGCTTCGTCGGCTACGACCTCGCCGCGGTGCTGCTCGGTGCGGAGCGCCAGGCCTACGTCGCGGTCGGTGGACCGACGGCCCAGCAGCACTACGAGGAGTTCATGAGCGCCTCCGCCGAGAGCGTCTCGTCGTACGGCGGTGAAGAGCTGTCCGTCGCCGCCCTCTCGACCCGGGTCGCCCAGGCCGGCGGCGCCCTCGTCGACGACCCGGACGACCTGCCGGGCGGTGCCGAGGGGGCCCGCATGGCGACGTTCGTGTCGATGCCGCTGCGCGGTCACGGTGGTGCCGTCGTCGGTGTCCTCGCGCTCTCGAGCGCCGTGAAGAACGCCTTCGGTGAGACCGCGTTGTCGACGCTCAAGCTCATCGAGGGCCCGGCCGCGATCGTCATCGACAACGCCCGTCTCGCGGGAGCGCGCGCCGGGGCCTGA
- a CDS encoding isoamylase early set domain-containing protein — protein MITRRSRSGQVQVTFSLPVDAPPGAVSVAGPFNDWTPGATPLKKSLRHGDRRATVTVPPGERLPFRYVLDGEHWFDDEAPDDWQPNDQGTSDGIVLT, from the coding sequence GTGATCACACGACGCTCCCGCTCGGGCCAGGTGCAGGTGACCTTCTCGCTCCCCGTCGACGCCCCGCCCGGCGCGGTGTCGGTCGCGGGCCCCTTCAACGACTGGACACCCGGCGCGACACCGCTGAAGAAGTCACTGCGCCACGGCGACCGGCGGGCGACCGTCACGGTGCCGCCCGGTGAGCGGCTGCCGTTCCGCTACGTCCTCGACGGCGAGCACTGGTTCGACGACGAGGCACCCGACGACTGGCAGCCCAACGACCAGGGGACGTCGGACGGCATCGTCCTCACCTGA
- the cysS gene encoding cysteine--tRNA ligase: MLRLTDTRTRAVEEIVPATPGLLTVYACGPTVYRYAHVGNLRTFLLGDLVRRVAQAHGLRVRLAQNITDVGHLQDDTAVDADGEDKLLAQAKAEGKDPFAVARFYEEAFHRDLAALGVRPADAYPRASECIGLMIDLIARLVDKGHAYVGDDGTVYYDARSFPSYGAISGNRLDDLRAGHGATGESTATGKRFHADWALWKRAGEAREMTWPSPWGHGFPGWHIECSAMSLDLIGDRIDLHLGGIDLRFPHHEDERAQSDAAVGHEVVTRWVHGEHLLFEGRKMAKSTGNVVLVSDLAERGLDPLALRLAFLQTRYRQQANLSWEGLEAADRQLTAWRRQVAAWAEEPSKPMCAEVRLEVLDAFDDDLDTPRAVVALRRAAKSDLPAGSLFELFAWADGLLGLDLTRLVGQPVEQAVLPAGAQELLDARAAARAAKDWAGSDRLRDELAALGVAVTDTPAGQDWSLT; this comes from the coding sequence GTGCTGAGGCTCACCGACACCAGGACCCGTGCGGTCGAGGAGATCGTCCCCGCGACGCCGGGGCTGCTGACCGTCTACGCCTGCGGGCCGACGGTCTACCGCTACGCCCACGTCGGCAACCTGCGGACCTTCCTGCTCGGCGACCTCGTCCGCCGCGTCGCCCAGGCCCACGGGCTGCGGGTCCGCCTCGCGCAGAACATCACCGACGTCGGCCACCTGCAGGACGACACCGCCGTCGACGCCGACGGCGAGGACAAGCTGCTCGCGCAGGCGAAGGCCGAGGGCAAGGACCCCTTCGCGGTCGCGCGCTTCTACGAGGAGGCGTTCCACCGCGACCTCGCCGCCCTGGGGGTGCGCCCCGCGGACGCCTACCCGCGGGCGTCGGAGTGCATCGGCCTCATGATCGACCTGATCGCCCGGCTCGTGGACAAGGGCCACGCGTACGTCGGGGACGACGGCACCGTCTACTACGACGCGCGCTCCTTCCCGTCGTACGGTGCGATCTCCGGGAACCGCCTCGACGACCTGCGGGCCGGTCATGGGGCGACGGGCGAGTCGACCGCGACGGGCAAGCGCTTCCACGCCGACTGGGCGCTGTGGAAGCGCGCCGGCGAGGCCCGCGAGATGACCTGGCCGTCGCCGTGGGGACACGGCTTCCCCGGCTGGCACATCGAGTGCTCGGCGATGTCGCTGGACCTCATCGGTGACCGCATCGACCTGCACCTCGGCGGCATCGACCTGCGCTTCCCGCACCACGAGGACGAGCGCGCCCAGTCCGACGCCGCGGTCGGCCACGAGGTCGTCACCCGCTGGGTCCACGGCGAGCACCTGCTCTTCGAGGGCCGCAAGATGGCGAAGTCGACCGGCAACGTCGTGCTCGTCTCGGACCTCGCCGAGCGCGGGCTCGACCCGCTCGCGCTGCGACTGGCCTTCCTGCAGACCCGCTACCGCCAGCAGGCCAACCTGTCCTGGGAGGGCCTCGAGGCGGCTGACCGGCAGCTGACGGCGTGGCGGCGGCAGGTCGCCGCGTGGGCCGAGGAGCCGTCGAAGCCGATGTGCGCCGAGGTTCGCCTCGAGGTGCTCGACGCCTTCGACGACGACCTCGACACGCCGCGGGCCGTCGTCGCGCTGCGCCGGGCGGCGAAGTCGGACCTGCCGGCCGGCTCGCTGTTCGAGCTGTTCGCGTGGGCCGACGGGCTGCTCGGCCTCGACCTCACCCGCCTCGTCGGCCAGCCGGTGGAGCAGGCCGTGCTGCCCGCGGGCGCGCAGGAGCTGCTCGACGCGCGCGCGGCCGCGCGCGCCGCCAAGGACTGGGCCGGTTCCGACCGGCTGCGCGACGAGCTCGCAGCCCTCGGCGTCGCGGTCACTGACACCCCCGCCGGCCAGGACTGGTCCCTCACCTAG